A section of the Elizabethkingia anophelis R26 genome encodes:
- a CDS encoding phosphatase PAP2 family protein, giving the protein MRKLYLLAGIALFTVSKAQTDTIKRDTVIPVKSLISYTPTSLESKPKFFQKEWVKKSIAPSILFVASAATWGQKEQIRENRNRYLPNFKVPYDDYLQYTPALAVYGLKLAGVKGRNNIGRATLSYATSLAIMAILVNSIKYTAKVERPDGSKRNSFPSGHAAMAFTNAAFLDKEYGLVNPAYSIAGYSAATFTGLGRALNNRHWLPDILAGAGIGILSTELGYFFIDKIFKNKGDNMGLLSRIEGNENPSFLALKSGATISMSNFLKESGLSDRKTVGFEAGLEGAYFFNKNWGVGADLNISTFPVRALHLKTDDPDLETLDVKTESLGFLNAMIGPYFAYDLTDKWQVMLKATAGYSKAANGKVFLKDDDPAATQQYYRIATYRPSKSLMMGSGISLTYKITPQLGITAYNDFRFTNSKIKYHFSDIVENDDNLNHDFDVSSHEQISYMTLGLKLTAYF; this is encoded by the coding sequence ATGAGAAAACTTTATTTACTTGCGGGTATTGCTTTATTTACTGTATCCAAAGCGCAAACGGATACCATAAAAAGAGATACGGTTATTCCTGTAAAATCACTTATTTCTTACACGCCGACAAGTTTGGAATCCAAACCTAAATTTTTCCAGAAGGAATGGGTGAAGAAATCAATCGCTCCGAGTATTTTATTTGTAGCTTCCGCTGCTACATGGGGACAGAAGGAACAAATACGTGAAAACAGAAACAGATATCTTCCCAATTTTAAGGTTCCGTATGATGATTATTTACAATATACACCAGCATTGGCAGTATATGGATTAAAACTGGCAGGTGTAAAGGGACGTAATAATATAGGAAGAGCCACCCTTTCTTATGCAACCAGCCTTGCGATTATGGCTATTTTGGTTAACTCTATAAAATATACAGCAAAAGTAGAACGTCCGGACGGCTCAAAAAGAAATTCTTTCCCTTCGGGGCATGCTGCAATGGCTTTCACCAATGCAGCATTTTTGGATAAAGAATACGGGCTGGTAAATCCAGCTTATAGTATTGCAGGGTATAGTGCAGCAACATTTACAGGATTAGGTCGGGCTTTAAATAACAGACACTGGTTACCTGATATTCTTGCGGGTGCTGGTATTGGTATTCTTTCTACAGAATTAGGTTATTTCTTTATCGATAAAATTTTCAAAAATAAAGGAGATAACATGGGATTGCTTTCCAGAATTGAAGGCAATGAAAATCCTTCTTTCCTGGCTCTGAAATCGGGAGCTACCATTTCTATGTCTAACTTCCTGAAAGAATCTGGTCTGAGTGACAGAAAAACAGTAGGTTTTGAAGCAGGTTTGGAGGGAGCATACTTCTTCAATAAAAACTGGGGAGTTGGTGCAGACCTAAATATCAGCACATTCCCTGTAAGAGCGCTACACCTGAAAACCGACGATCCGGATTTGGAAACGCTGGATGTAAAAACTGAATCTCTGGGCTTTCTAAATGCAATGATAGGACCATATTTTGCTTATGATCTTACAGATAAATGGCAGGTAATGCTAAAGGCTACGGCAGGATACTCCAAGGCTGCCAATGGAAAAGTTTTCTTAAAAGACGATGATCCTGCAGCAACACAACAGTATTACAGAATAGCAACCTACCGTCCCTCTAAAAGTCTTATGATGGGTTCCGGAATATCTTTAACCTATAAAATAACACCACAGTTGGGGATTACAGCATATAACGATTTCCGGTTTACCAACTCCAAAATCAAATACCACTTCTCTGATATTGTAGAGAATGATGATAATCTGAATCACGATTTCGATGTATCTTCTCACGAGCAGATCTCGTATATGACATTAGGACTTAAGCTAACTGCTTATTTCTAA
- a CDS encoding helix-turn-helix domain-containing protein: MELHIKNMVCGRCLSSVQNIFSNLDISLTKLELGVAETKDTLDKEQVSVLEKALNEQGFEILQDLSVKQIEKMKTLILQKVQSLDIGEDFKISTYLSEHLHKEYSSLSKLFSQTENVTLEQYYILHKIEKVKELLVYNEYSLTQIADMLGYKTVQHLSSQFKKVTGFSPSQFQKAKDKHRQALDKI; the protein is encoded by the coding sequence ATGGAATTACACATCAAAAATATGGTATGCGGCAGATGCCTGTCTTCTGTTCAGAATATCTTTAGTAATCTGGATATTTCTCTGACTAAATTAGAATTGGGGGTTGCTGAAACTAAGGACACTCTTGACAAGGAACAGGTTTCTGTACTTGAAAAAGCATTGAATGAACAAGGCTTTGAAATCCTTCAGGATCTTTCAGTAAAGCAGATTGAGAAAATGAAAACTCTTATTTTACAGAAAGTCCAAAGTCTAGATATTGGGGAAGACTTTAAAATATCGACATATCTGAGTGAACATCTGCATAAAGAGTACAGCTCTCTATCCAAGCTATTTTCTCAGACAGAAAATGTTACACTGGAACAATACTATATTCTGCACAAAATAGAAAAGGTAAAAGAACTTCTGGTGTACAACGAGTACTCCCTTACGCAGATTGCAGACATGCTTGGCTACAAAACAGTACAACATCTTTCTTCTCAGTTTAAAAAAGTGACAGGCTTTTCACCTTCGCAATTCCAGAAAGCAAAAGACAAGCACAGACAAGCTCTGGATAAAATCTAA
- a CDS encoding FMN-binding glutamate synthase family protein — translation MRNQFLTWGIVIVLASWGITFLINADLWIPILLSLIYLWGLYDAFQTKHAILRNFPVLGNFRYFFEEISPEMQQYFIERNTDGKPFPRNERSAAYRRAKNISANVPFGTQLDINTRKYEGIKHSIYAKVPSEELPRVTVGGPLCKKPYSASLFNISAMSYGALSNRAVVSLNSGAKKGNFFHNTGEGGISHYHLEGGGDLCWQIGTGYFGCRDEHGHFNPELFAEKSAHPNVKLIEIKLSQGAKPGHGGVLPGVKNTPEIAKIRHVEPGKTILSPPGHTAFNSAEGLLKFVQQLRDLSEGKPVGFKLCIGDTREFEEICEKMNVLNIWPDFITVDGAEGGTGAAPLEFSDGVGMPLEPALIFVNRTLQKYNVRDKIRIIASGKVLTSLDILRAVAMGADMCNNARGFMFSLGCIQALRCHSNACPTGVATQDKMLIKGLDVADKSERVYYFHRNTLHTCNELIAAAGRTSYAEVDASMFMRGDEFEHLSDSYFPDILTNVKHKTQI, via the coding sequence ATGAGAAATCAGTTTCTTACCTGGGGTATTGTCATTGTATTGGCCTCCTGGGGAATAACTTTCCTTATTAACGCCGACCTGTGGATACCAATTTTGCTATCCCTTATTTATCTCTGGGGCCTATATGACGCTTTCCAGACAAAACACGCTATTTTGCGAAACTTTCCTGTATTGGGAAACTTCCGTTATTTCTTCGAGGAAATATCGCCGGAAATGCAGCAGTATTTCATCGAGAGAAATACGGATGGTAAACCTTTTCCGAGGAATGAAAGATCTGCGGCTTACCGAAGAGCAAAGAATATATCTGCTAACGTTCCATTTGGGACACAGCTAGACATTAATACAAGAAAATATGAAGGAATTAAGCACTCTATTTATGCAAAAGTTCCTTCTGAAGAATTACCAAGAGTAACAGTTGGAGGACCGTTGTGTAAGAAACCTTACAGTGCATCTTTATTTAATATTTCTGCAATGAGTTACGGAGCATTGAGTAACAGAGCTGTGGTATCTTTAAATTCTGGCGCTAAAAAAGGAAACTTCTTCCATAATACAGGTGAAGGAGGAATATCTCATTACCATTTAGAAGGTGGAGGAGATCTTTGCTGGCAGATTGGTACAGGCTATTTCGGATGTCGTGATGAGCACGGGCATTTTAATCCAGAATTATTTGCTGAGAAGTCTGCTCATCCAAATGTAAAACTAATCGAAATAAAACTTTCTCAGGGTGCGAAACCTGGTCACGGTGGTGTACTTCCAGGAGTGAAGAATACACCTGAAATTGCAAAGATTCGCCATGTAGAACCAGGGAAAACTATTTTATCTCCTCCGGGGCACACTGCATTTAACAGTGCAGAAGGCTTATTAAAGTTTGTACAGCAACTGAGAGATCTTAGTGAAGGAAAACCAGTTGGATTTAAACTTTGTATTGGTGATACACGTGAATTTGAAGAGATTTGCGAAAAAATGAATGTACTGAATATATGGCCGGACTTTATTACAGTAGACGGAGCTGAAGGAGGTACAGGAGCTGCACCATTAGAGTTTTCAGACGGAGTTGGTATGCCTTTGGAGCCGGCACTTATCTTTGTAAACAGAACGCTTCAGAAATATAACGTTCGTGATAAAATCAGAATTATTGCCAGCGGAAAAGTATTGACTTCACTTGATATTCTTAGAGCTGTAGCAATGGGAGCTGATATGTGTAATAATGCAAGAGGGTTTATGTTCTCTTTAGGCTGTATTCAGGCGCTAAGATGTCATTCTAACGCTTGTCCTACAGGTGTAGCAACTCAGGATAAAATGCTGATTAAAGGTCTGGATGTGGCAGATAAGAGCGAGAGAGTATATTATTTCCACAGAAATACATTGCATACGTGTAATGAGCTTATCGCTGCTGCCGGAAGAACTTCTTATGCGGAAGTGGATGCTTCTATGTTTATGAGAGGTGATGAGTTTGAACATTTGTCAGATTCATACTTCCCGGACATCTTAACAAATGTAAAACACAAAACTCAGATCTAA
- the rplI gene encoding 50S ribosomal protein L9, with translation MQIILKKDVENLGLEFDTIDVKPGYARNFLIPQGYALLATPKNKAALEATLEARKEEEAKLVAAATAKIDQLKKVVLTIPAKVGAGDKLFGSINNGDLAEALAKAGVDIEKKFIKIPGNTIKRTGKFSAKVRLHRNVEHDYEFDVVSDAPVEAPKAAEKTETKEEA, from the coding sequence ATGCAAATTATTCTAAAAAAAGACGTAGAGAATTTAGGACTTGAATTCGATACTATCGATGTAAAACCTGGTTACGCTCGTAACTTCCTTATTCCTCAAGGATATGCTTTATTAGCAACACCTAAAAACAAAGCAGCTTTAGAAGCTACTTTAGAGGCTAGAAAAGAAGAAGAAGCTAAATTAGTTGCTGCTGCAACAGCTAAGATCGATCAATTGAAAAAAGTTGTATTAACTATCCCTGCTAAAGTAGGTGCTGGTGACAAACTTTTCGGATCTATCAACAACGGTGATCTTGCAGAAGCATTAGCTAAAGCTGGTGTAGATATCGAGAAAAAATTCATCAAGATTCCTGGTAACACTATCAAGAGAACTGGTAAATTTTCTGCAAAAGTAAGACTTCACAGAAACGTAGAGCATGATTACGAATTTGACGTAGTTTCTGATGCTCCTGTAGAAGCTCCTAAAGCTGCTGAAAAAACTGAAACTAAAGAAGAGGCTTAA
- a CDS encoding heavy metal translocating P-type ATPase — translation MEKVFSIKGMSCDGCRSKVEKKLNEIEGISATVQLDPPVAKIHSERDFSEEELQEKLEEAGNYSIEREAPKSGCCSAPAGNSLPAVGGLKKEAAKHTEEKSSCCSTVSHQHQQNIAPADKISPSGQYICPMKCEGDKIYNEPGRCPVCGMFLAPIEDVNTPVKEEKSSCCSTASHQHQQNIAPADKISPSGQYICPMKCEGEKIYNEAGRCPVCGMFLAPIEDVNTPVKEEKSSCCSTASHQQHQNIATADNISPSGQYICPMKCEGEKIYNEPGRCPVCGMFLAPIEEVPAKEEKSSCCSTTKHQHQHQHQHSIATADNISPSGQYICPMKCEGEKIYNEPGRCPVCGMFLAPIEEVNTPVKEEKISCCSSGHHHAEKPKVTSSSAGKYYCPMHCEGDKLYDNPGSCPVCGMNLEKIPELKKKVQYTCPMHPEIIQDGPGSCPICGMDLVPMEPTEEEDATYKDLLKKFWISVGFTVPVFILAMGGMIPGNPISRILSPEANGWIQLGLTVPVVFYTAWMFFERAWTSFKTWKLNMFSLIGLGAGAAFIYSVVALIFPDIVPHELKEHHGGANLYFESVGVILTLVLLGQLMEAKAHSRTNSAIKELIKLSPTEATLVENGQDKKISVDDIQLGNILKVKPGNKIPVDGKITEGYSTIDESMITGEPVPVDKKEGDSVTSGTINGNRTFLMEAERVGEETLLSQIIHMVNEASRSKAPIQKLTDKVSAIFVPVVVLIAILAFVVWSIWGPDPKFVYAFACLLAVLIVACPCALGLATPMSVMVGVGKGAKNGILIKNAEALENLNKVNVLVTDKTGTLTEGKPVVQKVGTFNQYTESEVLQFAANLNQNSTHPLAEAIIKKAKEKGLSLEQASNFENISGKGVSGQTGGKEVLVGNESLLKQYNITIDQAIAKQITAEQEQGKTVSFVTIDHKIAGYVAITDPIKVTSKEAVHQLMQMGVDVVMITGDNSKTAKAVADSLGIKHYIAQALPEDKLNEIKKLQEAGKIVAMAGDGINDAPALAQSDIGIAMGTGTDVAIESAEITLLKGDLKGIVKAKVLSHKLVRNIKQNLLFAFLYNVLGIPIAAGILYPSMGILLSPMIAAAAMSFSSVSVIVNSLRLNSAKL, via the coding sequence ATGGAAAAAGTATTCAGCATAAAAGGAATGTCATGTGATGGTTGCCGCAGTAAAGTAGAGAAAAAACTAAATGAAATAGAAGGTATCTCTGCTACTGTACAACTAGATCCTCCTGTAGCTAAAATACATTCAGAAAGAGATTTTTCGGAAGAAGAACTCCAGGAGAAGCTCGAAGAAGCCGGGAATTACAGCATCGAACGTGAAGCTCCAAAATCCGGATGTTGTTCTGCTCCTGCCGGCAATTCATTACCTGCAGTCGGAGGCCTGAAAAAAGAAGCAGCAAAACATACTGAAGAAAAATCTTCATGCTGCTCTACAGTAAGCCATCAGCATCAACAGAATATAGCTCCGGCTGATAAAATATCGCCTAGTGGGCAGTATATATGTCCTATGAAATGTGAGGGCGATAAAATATACAACGAACCCGGAAGATGTCCGGTATGTGGGATGTTTCTTGCTCCTATTGAAGATGTTAATACTCCTGTAAAGGAAGAAAAATCTTCATGCTGCTCTACAGCAAGCCACCAGCATCAACAGAATATAGCTCCGGCTGATAAAATATCACCTAGTGGGCAGTATATATGTCCTATGAAATGTGAGGGCGAGAAAATATACAACGAAGCTGGAAGATGTCCGGTATGTGGGATGTTTCTTGCTCCTATTGAAGATGTTAATACTCCTGTAAAGGAAGAAAAATCTTCATGCTGTTCTACAGCAAGCCATCAGCAGCATCAGAATATAGCTACGGCTGATAATATATCACCTAGCGGGCAGTACATATGTCCTATGAAATGTGAGGGTGAGAAAATATACAACGAACCTGGAAGATGTCCGGTATGTGGGATGTTTCTCGCTCCTATTGAAGAGGTCCCTGCGAAGGAAGAAAAATCTTCATGTTGTTCTACAACAAAACATCAACATCAACATCAACATCAACATAGTATAGCTACGGCTGATAATATATCACCTAGCGGGCAGTATATATGCCCTATGAAGTGTGAAGGTGAGAAAATATACAATGAACCCGGAAGATGTCCGGTATGTGGGATGTTCCTCGCTCCTATTGAAGAAGTTAATACTCCTGTAAAGGAAGAAAAAATTTCATGTTGTAGTAGCGGACACCACCATGCAGAAAAACCTAAAGTAACATCATCATCGGCTGGTAAATACTACTGTCCAATGCATTGCGAGGGTGATAAATTATATGATAATCCCGGAAGCTGTCCAGTATGTGGGATGAACCTGGAAAAAATACCTGAACTGAAGAAAAAGGTACAATATACCTGCCCTATGCACCCGGAGATTATTCAGGATGGTCCTGGTAGCTGCCCTATTTGCGGTATGGATCTCGTTCCTATGGAGCCAACTGAAGAAGAAGATGCAACCTACAAAGATCTTCTGAAAAAATTTTGGATTTCCGTAGGCTTCACTGTTCCTGTATTTATATTGGCTATGGGCGGAATGATTCCCGGTAATCCAATTTCCAGAATATTATCACCTGAAGCTAATGGCTGGATACAATTAGGACTAACCGTTCCGGTAGTTTTCTATACTGCATGGATGTTTTTTGAAAGAGCCTGGACATCTTTCAAGACTTGGAAACTCAATATGTTCAGCCTTATAGGTCTGGGTGCCGGCGCTGCTTTTATATACAGTGTAGTGGCTTTAATCTTCCCGGATATTGTTCCGCATGAATTAAAAGAACATCACGGTGGTGCAAATTTATACTTTGAATCAGTAGGTGTTATTCTTACGCTTGTTCTTCTGGGACAGTTGATGGAAGCAAAAGCACATTCCCGAACAAACTCTGCGATAAAGGAACTTATCAAGCTTTCTCCGACCGAAGCCACACTGGTAGAAAATGGTCAGGACAAAAAGATTTCTGTAGATGACATTCAGCTGGGAAATATTCTAAAAGTAAAACCTGGTAATAAAATTCCGGTGGATGGAAAAATTACTGAGGGCTATTCGACAATAGATGAATCTATGATTACCGGAGAGCCTGTTCCTGTAGATAAAAAAGAAGGAGACAGCGTAACATCAGGCACTATCAATGGTAACAGAACTTTCCTGATGGAAGCTGAGCGTGTAGGTGAAGAAACGCTGCTTTCACAAATCATTCATATGGTAAATGAAGCCAGCAGAAGTAAAGCTCCTATTCAGAAACTTACCGATAAAGTATCCGCAATTTTTGTACCGGTCGTTGTACTTATCGCAATACTTGCATTTGTAGTATGGAGTATTTGGGGACCAGATCCGAAGTTTGTATATGCATTTGCCTGTCTTCTGGCTGTTCTTATTGTCGCTTGTCCCTGTGCATTGGGATTGGCAACACCTATGTCGGTAATGGTAGGTGTAGGAAAAGGTGCCAAGAATGGTATTTTAATTAAAAATGCAGAGGCTTTAGAAAATCTGAATAAGGTGAATGTACTGGTAACAGATAAAACCGGAACACTAACAGAGGGAAAACCTGTAGTACAGAAAGTAGGAACATTCAATCAATACACAGAATCGGAAGTATTACAATTTGCTGCAAACCTTAATCAGAATAGTACTCACCCACTGGCAGAAGCCATTATTAAGAAAGCTAAAGAAAAAGGTCTTAGCCTGGAACAAGCAAGTAATTTTGAAAATATTTCCGGAAAAGGAGTATCCGGACAAACAGGAGGTAAAGAAGTTCTTGTAGGAAACGAAAGTCTTCTAAAACAATATAACATAACCATAGACCAGGCGATTGCAAAACAAATCACTGCAGAACAAGAACAAGGGAAAACAGTTTCTTTTGTCACTATAGATCATAAAATTGCAGGTTATGTAGCTATTACCGATCCTATAAAAGTAACCTCTAAAGAAGCCGTACATCAACTAATGCAAATGGGTGTTGACGTAGTTATGATAACCGGAGACAATTCTAAGACAGCTAAAGCTGTAGCTGATAGTCTTGGGATAAAACATTATATCGCACAGGCGCTGCCTGAGGACAAATTAAACGAGATAAAAAAACTACAGGAAGCTGGCAAAATTGTTGCAATGGCAGGTGACGGGATTAATGATGCACCAGCATTGGCACAATCCGATATTGGTATAGCCATGGGTACAGGTACCGATGTGGCAATAGAAAGTGCTGAAATAACGTTATTAAAAGGTGATCTTAAAGGTATTGTAAAGGCAAAGGTACTTAGTCATAAGCTGGTTAGAAATATCAAACAAAACTTACTCTTTGCGTTCCTTTATAATGTATTAGGTATTCCAATTGCAGCAGGTATATTATATCCTTCTATGGGGATTCTGCTCTCCCCTATGATTGCAGCTGCTGCGATGAGCTTTAGTTCCGTTTCAGTAATTGTAAATTCTCTGAGACTGAACTCTGCAAAGTTGTAA
- a CDS encoding glycerophosphodiester phosphodiesterase translates to MKKYFIGALSIFSFMAMAQTQIIAHRGFWKTEGSAQNSIHALKGAQKLKVYGSEFDVRLSKDGVVVVNHDEDINKVVIAATDFKELRKQKLADGEVIPTLDEYLKQGKKDPAVQMILEIKPLASEAFEKEAVEKSLALVKKNKMESQTQYISFSLFICKELKRLDPKAKVQYLKGDLSPKEIKDLGIDGIDYHYSVFEKNPTWLKEAKDLKLITNAWTVDNPDIFLKLKDQGIDFVTTNTPDVFQKL, encoded by the coding sequence ATGAAGAAGTATTTCATAGGTGCATTATCAATTTTTAGTTTTATGGCTATGGCACAAACTCAGATTATTGCGCATCGTGGTTTCTGGAAGACAGAAGGATCTGCCCAGAACTCAATCCATGCATTAAAAGGAGCACAAAAACTTAAAGTTTATGGATCAGAGTTTGATGTTCGTCTTTCAAAAGATGGTGTTGTAGTCGTTAACCATGACGAAGATATTAATAAGGTGGTTATTGCAGCTACAGATTTTAAAGAGCTTAGAAAACAAAAATTAGCCGATGGAGAAGTGATTCCTACTCTGGATGAATACCTTAAACAAGGGAAGAAAGATCCGGCTGTACAGATGATTCTGGAAATAAAACCATTAGCTTCCGAAGCATTTGAAAAAGAAGCTGTAGAAAAGAGCTTGGCATTAGTGAAGAAAAATAAAATGGAGAGTCAGACTCAGTATATTTCTTTTAGTCTATTTATCTGTAAAGAACTGAAGCGTTTAGATCCAAAAGCAAAAGTACAGTATCTGAAGGGGGATCTTTCACCGAAGGAAATTAAAGATCTGGGAATAGACGGAATAGATTATCACTACAGTGTATTCGAAAAGAATCCAACCTGGTTAAAAGAAGCAAAAGATCTAAAATTAATCACAAATGCATGGACAGTAGACAATCCGGATATTTTCCTGAAATTAAAAGATCAAGGGATTGATTTTGTAACTACCAATACACCGGATGTTTTTCAGAAATTATAA
- a CDS encoding sensor histidine kinase, whose product MKKKKFFSQFANWAVYVLLSFIVLGSILASAILINYLRKEEIHRIKLFAQAQKLLNEDSVQDPQVQLLLLNILDDNKSIPVILADRFNNPVMMLNLSQDVKDNPGKVKSLLYEMEQSYKPLEIEMADGNVQYIYYTNSRLMNNLRYYPLALGGVIIAYVLFSFWFLRTVQRSDEGFLWVGLAKETAHQIGTPLSSMIGWLEILRLENEGSVGIKEIEKDIQRLTTISERFSKIGSVPELNDLNLKETIEQNHEYLKTRISNKINFSLQLPGGEILIPHSRILMNWVIENIVKNAVDAMKGIGDLNMQISEKGDSIFIDIKDNGSGMTKTQIRNAFKPGYSTKKRGWGLGLSLAKRVIKDYHNGDIKILQTEVGKGSTFRIILSRSKDA is encoded by the coding sequence TTGAAGAAAAAGAAATTTTTTTCGCAGTTTGCTAACTGGGCGGTCTATGTACTCCTCAGTTTTATTGTATTAGGATCTATTCTGGCATCTGCGATACTTATTAATTACCTGCGTAAAGAGGAAATACATCGTATTAAGCTCTTTGCACAGGCACAAAAACTGCTAAATGAAGACTCCGTACAGGATCCGCAGGTGCAGCTTTTATTGCTTAATATTCTGGATGATAATAAAAGTATTCCGGTTATTCTTGCAGATAGATTTAATAATCCGGTGATGATGCTGAATCTGTCCCAGGATGTAAAAGACAATCCGGGTAAAGTAAAAAGTCTGCTTTACGAAATGGAGCAGTCTTATAAGCCTTTGGAAATAGAAATGGCAGATGGTAATGTCCAATATATTTATTATACCAACTCCAGACTCATGAATAACCTCCGCTATTATCCTTTAGCTTTAGGTGGAGTGATCATAGCTTATGTACTATTTTCCTTTTGGTTTTTAAGAACGGTACAACGAAGCGATGAAGGTTTCCTTTGGGTGGGATTGGCTAAAGAGACTGCCCATCAGATCGGAACTCCATTATCGTCAATGATAGGCTGGTTAGAAATCTTGCGTTTGGAAAATGAAGGTAGTGTAGGTATAAAGGAAATCGAAAAAGATATACAGCGTCTTACAACAATTTCCGAACGTTTTTCCAAAATAGGTTCTGTTCCGGAGCTTAACGATCTTAATCTGAAAGAAACGATTGAACAAAATCATGAATATCTTAAAACCAGAATATCCAATAAAATCAACTTTTCGCTCCAATTGCCTGGTGGTGAAATTCTGATTCCGCACAGCAGAATTCTGATGAACTGGGTTATAGAAAATATTGTGAAGAATGCTGTTGATGCGATGAAAGGAATAGGAGATCTTAATATGCAGATTTCAGAAAAAGGAGATAGTATTTTTATTGATATCAAAGATAATGGTTCCGGGATGACAAAAACACAGATTAGAAATGCCTTTAAACCGGGATATTCAACAAAGAAAAGAGGCTGGGGACTTGGACTTTCTCTCGCAAAAAGGGTAATTAAAGATTATCATAATGGTGACATTAAGATATTACAAACGGAAGTCGGGAAGGGTTCAACTTTCAGAATTATACTATCCAGAAGTAAAGATGCATAG
- a CDS encoding histone H1 — protein MQELLEKIAQEFGTFTTDSNLQLEKGNKAAGTRARKAALELSKLLKDFRKVSVEESKK, from the coding sequence ATGCAAGAACTATTAGAAAAAATCGCACAGGAGTTTGGAACTTTCACAACTGACTCTAACCTTCAATTAGAAAAAGGTAACAAAGCTGCAGGTACAAGAGCTAGAAAAGCAGCTTTAGAGTTAAGCAAATTATTGAAAGACTTCAGAAAAGTTTCTGTGGAGGAATCTAAGAAATAA
- a CDS encoding acyl-CoA thioesterase: MNFHTRKWVKPEDLNPNQSLFGGRLLQWIDEEAALYAIIQLENPRCVTKFISEINFIHSATQGDIVEIGILATSFGHTSITLSCEVRNKMTRQTIIKIDKIIMVSLDENGKPAAHGKTKIEYPHDRFPEG, translated from the coding sequence ATGAATTTCCATACCCGTAAATGGGTAAAACCTGAAGATCTAAACCCTAATCAGTCTTTATTCGGGGGCAGACTTTTACAATGGATAGATGAAGAAGCGGCATTATATGCTATTATACAGTTAGAAAACCCACGTTGCGTTACCAAGTTTATATCAGAGATCAACTTTATACATTCCGCTACACAAGGTGATATCGTAGAAATCGGAATTCTGGCAACCTCTTTCGGACACACTTCTATTACACTTTCTTGTGAAGTAAGAAATAAAATGACAAGACAAACCATTATTAAGATTGATAAAATTATCATGGTAAGTCTGGATGAAAATGGTAAACCTGCAGCTCACGGAAAAACTAAAATAGAATATCCACACGACAGATTCCCTGAAGGATAA